Proteins co-encoded in one Gopherus evgoodei ecotype Sinaloan lineage chromosome 4, rGopEvg1_v1.p, whole genome shotgun sequence genomic window:
- the RAG1 gene encoding V(D)J recombination-activating protein 1, whose amino-acid sequence MDVLTSPSMGLHTMPEEIQHPYTKFSEWKFKLFKVRSFEKAPSGDNQVANKEKAEKVASLDKGTIVQMDAAVPVAEKPLLADTDLNHNKQALEKDADNLKIQENAAHQANLQQLCRICGVSFKTDRYKRSHPVHGPVDSETQGLLRKKEKRATSWPDLIAKVFKIDVRGDIDTIHPTRFCHNCWSIIHRKFSNAPCEVYFPRNSTMDWKSHSPNCTVCYTARRGVKRKNQPSNLQLGKRLKIIAECARKTKSVKKQVQVNNKNLMKKIANCKKIHLSTKLLAVDYPADFVKSISCQVCEHILADPVETTCSHLFCRTCILKCLKVMGSYCPSCRYPCFPTDLVSPVKSFLNILNSLAVRCPVKECDEEVLLGKYCHHLSSHKEVKRKEIYTHVNKGGRPRQHLLSLTRRAQKHRLRELKLQVKAFAEKEEGGDIKAVCLTLFLLALRARNEHRQADELEAIMQGKGSGLHPAVCLAIRVNTFLSCSQYHKMYRTVKAITGRQIFQPLHALRTAEKALLPGYHPFEWKPPLKNVSTNTEVGIIDGLSGLPHSVDDYPVDTIAKRFRYDAALVSALMDLEEDILEGMKAQDLDDYLNGPFTVVVKESCDGMGDVSEKHGSGPAVPEKAVRFSFTLMNISIAHGNENIRIFEEVKPNSELCCKPLCLMLADESDHETLTAILSPLIAERETMKSSILLLEMGGILRTFKFIFRGTGYDEKLVREVEGLEASGSTYICTLCDATRLEASQNLVLHSITRSHAENLERYEVWRSNPYNESVDELRDRVKGVSAKPFIETVPSIDALHCDIGNAAEFYKIFQFEIGEVYKNPDISKEERKRWQSTLDKHLRKKMNLKPIMRMNGNFARKLMTKETVEAVCELIKCEERHEALRELMDLYLKMKPVWRSSCPAKECPELLCQYSFNSQRFAELLSTKFKYRYEGKITNYFHKTLAHVPEIIERDGSIGAWASEGNESGNKLFRRFRKMNARQSKCYEMEDVLKHHWLYTSKYLQKFMNAHNTLKSQGFTIDPGQSLEDSLALEDTLEMTDSMEF is encoded by the coding sequence ATGGATGTGCTGACATCACCAAGCATGGGCCTGCACACCATGCCGGAAGAAATCCAGCACCCATATACTAAATTTTCTGAATGGAAGTTCAAGCTTTTTAAAGTGAGATCATTTGAAAAGGCACCTTCTGGAGACAACCAAGTGGCAAATAAAGAGAAAGCAGAGAAGGTGGCCTCTTTGGACAAAGGCACTATAGTGCAGATGGATGCGGCAGTTCCAGTGGCAGAAAAGCCACTTCTGGCAGATACAGACTTAAATCACAATAAGCAGGCTCTCGAAAAAGATGCTGACAACCTGAAAATACAAGAGAATGCAGCTCATCAAGCAAACTTGCAGCAGCTCTGCCGCATCTGTGGAGTTTCATTTAAAACTGATCGCTACAAAAGAAGTCATCCTGTGCATGGACCAGTGGACAGTGAAACTCAGGGACTtctgagaaagaaagagaaaagagcaACATCTTGGCCAGATCTTATTGCCAAAGTTTTTAAGATTGACGTGCGAGGAGATATCGACACAATCCACCCCACTAGGTTTTGTCACAACTGCTGGAGCATCATCCACAGAAAGTTCAGCAACGCCCCATGTGAAGTGTATTTCCCGAGGAACAGCACCATGGATTGGAAGTCCCACTCCCCAAACTGCACTGTTTGTTATACTGCTCGTCGTGGGGTTAAGAGAAAGAACCAGCCATCCAATTTACAGCTGGGCAAAAGGCTAAAGATTATTGCAGAATGTGCCAGAAAAACTAAAAGTGTAAAAAAACAAGTACAGGTGAACAACAAAAATCTTATGAAAAAGATTGCCAACTGCAAGAAGATACATCTTAGCACCAAACTTCTTGCAGTTGACTACCCTGCAGATTTCGTTAAGTCCATCTCTTGCCAGGTCTGTGAGCATATTCTGGCAGACCCAGTGGAAACAACATGTAGCCACTTATTCTGCAGAACCTGCATCCTTAAGTGCCTCAAAGTTATGGGCAGCTATTGTCCCTCCTGCCGATACCCTTGCTTCCCTACTGACCTGGTGAGTCCAGTGAAATCCTTTCTGAACATCCTCAATTCCCTGGCTGTGCGATGCCCAGTGAAAGAATGTGATGAGGAGGTTTTGCTGGGCAAATACTGCCATCATCTGTCCAGTCACAAAGAAGTGAAAAGGAAAGAGATTTACACACACGTAAATAAAGGTGGCCGACCGAGGCAACACTTACTCTCATTGACCAGGAGAGCACAAAAGCATCGTCTGAGAGAACTCAAGCTTCAAGTCAAAGCTTTTGCTGAGAAAGAAGAAGGAGGTGATATAAAGGCTGTGTGCCTAACTTTGTTCCTGCTGGCTCTGAGAGCAAGAAATGAACACAGACAAGCAGATGAGTTGGAAGCTATAATGCAAGGGAAGGGATCAGGGCTTCACCCAGCTGTTTGCCTGGCAATCCGAGTCAACACCTTTCTCAGCTGTAGCCAGTACCATAAAATGTACAGAACTGTAAAAGCTATAACTGGGAGGCAGATATTCCAGCCATTGCATGCTCTCCGCACTGCTGAGAAGGCACTCTTGCCAGGTTATCATCCATTTGAGTGGAAACCCCCTTTGAAAAATGTGTCCACTAATACAGAAGTGGGAATTATAGATGGGCTGTCAGGGCTGCCACACTCAGTTGATGACTATCCAGTAGACACAATTGCCAAGAGGTTTCGATATGATGCAGCCTTGGTTTCTGCCTTAATGGACCTGGAGGAAGACATTTTGGAAGGCATGAAAGCACAAGACCTGGATGACTATTTGAATGGCCCCTTCACTGTGGTGGTGAAGGAGTCTTGTGATGGGATGGGAGATGTCAGTGAGAAGCATGGAAGTGGACCAGCTGTCCCTGAGAAGGCAGTTCGATTTTCTTTCACCCTCATGAACATCAGTATAGCTCATGGTAATGAAAATATAAGGATCTTTGAAGAAGTCAAGCCCAattcagagctgtgttgcaaGCCCTTGTGCCTTATGCTGGCCGATGAATCAGACCATGAGACTCTGACAGCCATCCTGAGCCCTCTCATAGCAGAAAGAGAGACTAtgaaaagcagcattttgctTCTTGAAATGGGAGGTATCCTCAGAACATTCAAATTCATCTTTAGGGGTACAGGTTATGATGAGAAACTTGTCCGTGAAGTGGAAGGTCTTGAAGCCTCAGGCTCTACTTACATCTGCACTCTTTGTGATGCAACTCGCCTGGAAGCCTCTCAGAACTTGGTCCTCCACTCCATAACAAGAAGTCATGCTGAAAACCTGGAGCGGTATGAGGTATGGAGGTCCAACCCATATAATGAATCTGTTGATGAGTTACGTGACAGAGTGAAGGGTGTTTCTGCCAAACCTTTCATTGAGACTGTTCCTTCCATAGATGCACTGCATTGTGACATTGGCAATGCGGCAGAGTTCTACAAGATATTCCAGTTTGAGATAGGTGAGGTGTACAAGAACCCTGACATATCTAAAGAAGAGAGGAAAAGGTGGCAGTCGACTCTTGACAAGCACCTTAGGAAGAAGATGAACCTGAAGCCCATAATGAGGATGAATGGAAACTTTGCTAGAAAGCTTATGACCAAAGAGACAGTGGAAGCAGTATGTGAATTAATTAAGTGTGAGGAAAGGCACGAAGCCCTAAGAGAACTGATGGATCTTTACCTTAAGATGAAACCTGTGTGGAGGTCTTCATGCCCAGCCAAAGAGTGCCCAGAATTGCTGTGTCAGTATAGCTTCAACTCACAACGTTTTGCTGAGCTCCTGTCCACAAAGTTCAAGTACAGATATGAGGGCAAGATTACGAATTACTTTCACAAAACTCTTGCTCACGTTCCTGAAATCATTGAAAGAGATGGCTCCATTGGCGCCTGGGCAAGTGAAGGGAATGAGTCTGGGAACAAATTATTTAGGCGTTTCCGAAAAATGAATGCCAGGCAGTCAAAATGCTATGAAATGGAGGATGTCTTGAAGCACCACTGGCTGTATACCTCTAAGTACCTGCAGAAGTTCATGAATGCCCATAATACATTGAAAAGCCAGGGCTTCACAATCGATCCAGGGCAGAGTTTAGAAGACTCTCTGGCATTGGAAGACACTTTAGAAATGACTGATTCTATGGAATTCTAA